In Phycisphaerae bacterium RAS2, the DNA window CGCAACCGCACCCTGTTTCGCCGCGAGGATCGCGCCCTTTCCCCGAAACCGAACCGTCTCGCCGTAGCGCGACCCGTGCTCTTCGTCATACGGCGGCATCGCGTTGTTGTACAAAACGACCGCGCCCTTCACCTTGTCGCCGGCAGCCTCCAACTCCGCCTCATCGCGCACAACCACCACCCGCGCCGTGATGCCGTCCTTCGGCGTGCCCACCGACCCGCCCAGGCCGAGCATCGCCATCGGCATGCGCCGCGGTGAAACAATCTCCGCCGATTCCTCGCCACGCACCCATTTGGGCACCATCACTTTTTCACCACGCACGTTCTCGTGCCCGTCGGACTTCATCGTCTCGATGGCCCACTCGATTGCCCGCTCAAGCTCCCGCGAGCCGCTCAACCGGTGTCCGATTCCGTCGCAGAGTTCCTCCATTTTTTTCCACGAGTCATTCTCGCGCATCGTCTGCTCAACGATCCGCTTCACCGCAGGTGCGTACGAGGCGATGCCGTCTTCCGAGCGTAGCGGTGCGACAGCGAGCAGCAGAATGGCGTTTGAGATCATCAGACCGATTGCTCGAATGCGCATGGAAACGTTTCCCTGCAAAGAAAGAATGCTGGCTACCTTGTTCAAAACTCAGCGCGAACGCCGCGCCGGGGCTGCATCCGATTGCTCGCGCAATCGGCTCGCCGGCGGGCAATTGTACCGGTGCGCGACGACCCCAGAAACCCACCGCGATCCGCCCGCGACGCGGCGGCGACGTGCGTTACAATGGCTGCCGCGACGCAAACAAGGAGCAGATTGCGCAAGCAATCAAACCAACCATGCAAACCGATCGACGGATGTTTCTGCGAACCCTGGGCGGGGCGACGGCAGCCTACACGCTGCCCAGCCTCATCGATGATTGGCCCGCGATTATTCAAAACGCAAACGCGCGTCAACCGGTGGAGGGAGACGTACCGCGAGACGGCAAGCCGATGTCGAACGGCCATCAGTCCGCAAGCACTCGTGACAAGGCCCACAACGAGAATGACGAATCGTTCTGGTTCAACGTGCAGCAGGCATTCTCGATTGATCGGTCATTCATCAATCTGAACAACGGCGGGGTCTGCCCGTCGCCGCGCGTCGTCATGGACGCCCAACGACGGCAACTGGAATTCACCAACAATGCCCCCGCGCGCCACCTGTGGCAGGTGCAGGACCCTCAACTTGAACTCGTCCGCGCCAAACTCGCCCGACTGTACGGCTGCGATCCCGAGGAAATGGCCATCACGCGCAACGCCAGTGAGGCGCTCCAAATCTCCCTGAACGGCATCGACCTCAAACCCGGCGACGAAATTCTTACTTCCACCCACGACTACCCGCGCATGATCGCCACAATCCGCCAGCGCGAAAAACGCGAAGGCGTCGTGATGAAACAAGTCTCCCTGCCGCCGCCCGATGCATCGCAGGACGAAGTCGTCGGCGCGTTTGAGCGAGGCATCACCAGCAAAACGCGCATCCTGCTGGTGTCGCACGTCGTCTTTCTGACCGGCCGAATCCTGCCCGTGCAAGACATCTGCGCCATGGCGCGAAAGCGCGGGCTGATCATCATCGTCGACGGCGCGCACGCCTTCGGACAGGTCCCGTACAACGGCCGCGACATCGATTGCGACATGTACGGCGTCAGTTGCCACAAATGGCTGACCGCGCCCATCGGCACCGGGTTTCTTCATGTGCGCCGCGGCATGATCAAGGACCTGTGGCCCCTGACCGCACCGGAAGACCCCAAGTCGGAGAACATCCGCAAGTTCGAGGAGATCGGCACGCACCCGGACGCCGGCCGTTTGGCGATCGGTGAAGCCATTGCGTTCCATCTCGGCATCGGCCCGAAGCGCAAGGAGAATCGACTGCGCACGCTGCGCAACTACTGGGCCACGCGACTCATGAAGCACGAAAAGGTGAAGCTGTTCACGAACCTCGCCCCCGATCGATCCTGCGCCATCGGCACGGTCGGCATCGACGGCATTGAACCGCTGGCCCTTACGTCACACCTGTGGGACAAGCACAAGGTCATCGTGACGCCCATCGATCACGAAGACATCCACGGGGTGCGCGTGACGTCAAACGTCTATACGACGTTCGAAGAGCTGGATCTGTTCTGCGAGGCGATGGAGAAAGTCGCGCGGGAGGGCCTGCCGAAGAGCGGGAAGTGACGCGTATCAAGTGGTGCGCGGCGATCCCTTACGGTCGCCCTTGAGCTCACGAGGCGACGCCATGGGGCGCAGCTCAAATCGGCGACGTCTCGCGGCAACGATCGCTATCGAAGGTGCACGTTGAAGGCTTTGAGGGCCGCGGCGTCGTCGGCGTAGAAGCTGAACTCCTTCTCCAGTCCGGTGATCGAGAACATCTTCTTGATCTCGGTGTTCATCCCGCACAGGGCCAGGTCGCCTTTGATCGCCAGAACTTTTTTCTTCAGATTGATGAGCAGGCCCAGCGCCCGAGACGAGAGCGTCTTGACGCGCGTGAAATCGAGGATCAGTTTCTGCTTGTTCTGCGCGTCGGGCAGGGCGTACAGGTCCTTGCCGAGCTGGTCGATGGCGGCGCTGTCGAGGATGGAGCTGTCCGTGAATGTCACGACTGTGACACCTGCGTAATCCGTCACCAGCATGCGATTCGCCACGCGCGATCCTCCACCAACCGATCCACGCTCAGGGCCGGGTCCGGCCTGAACCAACCAACGTCCCCGGCAGGAGTCGAACCTGCAACCTTCGGCTTCGGAGGCCGACACTCTGTCCAGTTGAGCTACGGGGACTCGCCAATCGCTGATATCGAGGCTGAATTGTACCTTTGCGGAAGTCCGTCGCAAGTGGGGCTTTCGCTCGCAACCGGTAGGTCGCGCTGCCCCCAAAGCACCGCGATCTGATTCACGTATCCTTCAATCCCGAGTCAGACTCAAGCACCATAGTTTGAAGCCGCTCCCAATCCGCGCCGCGCATCAGCACCACCATCCACACGAAGACTGGCAAGATAAATGAACACGCCACAACTGATGCAAAAACATGCTCAACCAGAAAGCTCATAGCGGCCTTCAACCAGCCGGGGGGGTCGAATGCGCTAAGGGCGTCGCCCTGACTCAATGTGTTCACGATGGAGACCAATCGGCGAAACAGCACGAAAGCATGTACGGTAAACAACGCGCCGACCAGACCAATCCATCGCCGTCGCCAGGCGACAGGCGTGGCCAGAACCAGCGCACAAACGAGGCTTGAAGGGATGTAACCATCGTAGCGCGCGCTGGCTGGACGTGTGCCGAAGGCGCCGGGCAGCGACTTGTTCACAAGGACCATCTCGGTGTCCATTACATCACCGGCGGGATTCAGCGGACGAAAAGACACCGACGCCCGGCCGGCCACGGAATAGAACGCGGTGTTGCACAAGCCGCGATAGAACGCGCGATAACCCGCGCCGACCACCGGCCATGCCAGCGCAAGCCCGACGTAGGCGACCAGCGCGATGACGAGAAACCGTAGCGCAGATTTAGTCATGGAGAGATCGCGACGGCGCGACGGGCTCTGCCTTGAGCGCCCACCATGCCCAAACGAGCCAGGTTGCGACAGCCAGGAGGATGAAGATTACCTGCCAAACATCGACATGCATTACATGAAACGCCGCAGGCCAATACACGCCGAAGAGAAACAACGTGACGATTCGCAGCAGATTCATGGCCATGAGGCCCAGCACACCCGCGACCATCCCGACAAACCGGGCGCGGAAGGTCATCGGGGACGCAAGGATGGCGGAAACAAGGAGGGCCATCGGCTCGATCGCATCACAACCCCGCGCGACTTCGATGCTGAAACGGTCAGAATGAACCGATGCCCCATCGGCCCGGATCGGACCCTGCCCCAATAGCCCCAGCAGCCGGGCCGACACCGTTGCATTCAGCTCAAGCAGAGCGGGGAAAATCCGATCCCGGACGAGGCTCGCACTGGAAACGACGTAGTAGAACACCATGCAGCCGGCAAAAAGCAGGACAAACCGCAGCACAGGCCGGCGCGAGGCCCGCCGCAATGCCGGTGCTGCGTGTTGACGAGCCTTCGCCCCCGCCTGAAACGATTCATCGGTGCGTCGCGCCATGCTCTGCCGAGATTCCCACAACTCGAAGGATCAATCATCCTGCTCGCGCCGTTCGGGGCGCGACAGGCCGATCCACAAGTGTATCAGATAGGCAGCGAGTGTCCCACTGATGGCGGTGCCAATGATGTCGCGCAAGGCGAGTTCATCGTATATGCGATAGGCCACAGCGCAGCCGATCACCGCCGCAACCACGACAACGATCAACGTCTTGGCGAAAATCGAAGGGTAAAACAAAGGCGGCTGTGTTGTTGAATCCTGCATTGAATCTGCTTCCAAGATCGCCTCAAGGCTTCGCTGCACGGCGAACTCATGCAGCGCCACTTGAACCGCGCGACGCCTTCGCCGGTCGCACAACCCCGGGGCGGACGCCGATGGATCCGCCCCGAGGTTGGTTGGCTCATCTGATCTGCGTGCTGCAATCAAGCCAATGAGTGCGCTCCAGCAGGCGACCGCCGTCGCATCGTCACAATGGTCCCCGCTATCAAGAGCAACAGTCCCATGATGATCAGACCCCATTCGGATACGGTCGGAATCGGATCAGGCTTGGGCCGGCCCAGAATGTACCCGCCGTGGTCACCGTCCCATGTGGGATGCTGATCCACCGTGCCGCAATTGTTAATGCCGTAGTTCGCGGCTTCTGCCGCGCTGGTTTCGCCGTTCGCATTGCCATTCGGCATTTGGTCGGCCGTCGTATTTAGCGCATTCCCGAAGCACTGCGTAAACACACCTCCACCGGGACCTTTGTCCGCGCACTCAAGATCCGTTGTTGACGTAATGAAGCCGATCCCCGGAGCGAGGCCGTTCACGGTGTCCGCGAACTCTCCGCCGCCGCACGAATCAAGAATTGTAAGAGTCTTGTTGGCGCGGGTTCCCAGAGCATTGACGTAGTCCTGTGCTGACATTTCAGAGCCGTCTCGGCCCACCCACTGCCCATGTTGGCCGGCGTTGTTGTTTCCATGGCCCGCGTAGTACACGACATATTTGCGACTGCCGGGCGGCGAATTGGCCGTGATGTCTGCGATCATTTGCGCGGCGGTTCGATTGGTCCTCACAACCGTATTCCAACCCGCGTTCTCCAGCTTCGACTTCATCAACGCGATATCCGGCACGACCCCCGGCAGATCGTTTGCGCCCGAGCCTGCATCGTAATCGTGGTTGCCGATGATAAGGGCCGTGTCCTGCGCTGATGCGATGCCTGACCATGCGAAACATGCCATCACCGCGACAGCCACATAACAGAACCCAATTCCTGCTGATTGACGTCTCATCTCACCAACCCTCCTGACAGAATCTGCTCGAAACTCCACCGGTCGATCGACCACCTAGGTCGCACCCTCGCCAAATGGAAAAAAGACTACGGCACCGCAGCCGTCGCATGTCATCCGAACAACCTAATCGGTGAGCGCGGAGCCCCCGCCGGCGCTCAGCGCCATCTCAGATCACAGACTGTCTCAACAGGCGGCCCGCGTGCTGCGGCCAATGGGAGCAACCACGCGGAATGCACACGGGCAAAGAGAAGCGCGCCGTGCGGTTAGTCAAAATGCGGTGTTCCTTTCGGCTCACCGTGTTAGCCGCACCTTAAAAAGAACTTAATCAAAAGTCAATAACCGTGCAGCGTTTTTCGGATTTTTTTCGTGCCCGTTTAGCGACCCTGCTGCGCCGGAGACTTGGTGACCGGCCGTCCAAGTTTCGCTCATTTAGGCAATTGCGAGCCTTATAGGGAATTCAACCTAATTTGGAAATCGCCAATCATTTACTTGACGCAATGAATTTGACTCACACGCAGCACAAATCGACCGTTCCTCTCCGAGCTTGCCGCAAGCCCTCGCAACGTTACTTCGGCGAGAGGCTTAAGGCCGCCCGCGCCCTCCAATCCGTGGCGAATAATCGCACCATGCGCATCGGCGATCTCTGCCGTCAATGAGTGCGTCATGATTCGATCCGCAGGCTCGCAGCAATAATCCCACGGTGTCGGGCACTTGTCTTCGGGATTCGCGTTGCACGGCGGCAGACTCAAGTCCGTCAACGTGAACATCGCGCGGCCCTCGACAAACGGCGACTTGCTCCCGCCGATTCGGCCGCGGACCACGATTTCGTCACCGGCCTTCGCGGTGCGCTTCACTTCCAGCACGCCCCTCGCACCGGCCGGCTCGACCTTGAGAAACAAATCAGCCGGGAGTGCTTCGGCTGCGCCGTTTGCAGCGTTGGGCTTGGTCGACTCGTTCGCCCCGCGGTCGCAGGCGCCGGTAATGAGCGCACAGAGGACGCCGATGCACGCATGTGTGCCGCCGCGGCGCATTCCGAAGAACCGATTCTCACTCACCTGACTCATTCGCCGAATCACCATCACGCACTCACTCCTT includes these proteins:
- the cefD gene encoding Isopenicillin N epimerase — its product is MQTDRRMFLRTLGGATAAYTLPSLIDDWPAIIQNANARQPVEGDVPRDGKPMSNGHQSASTRDKAHNENDESFWFNVQQAFSIDRSFINLNNGGVCPSPRVVMDAQRRQLEFTNNAPARHLWQVQDPQLELVRAKLARLYGCDPEEMAITRNASEALQISLNGIDLKPGDEILTSTHDYPRMIATIRQREKREGVVMKQVSLPPPDASQDEVVGAFERGITSKTRILLVSHVVFLTGRILPVQDICAMARKRGLIIIVDGAHAFGQVPYNGRDIDCDMYGVSCHKWLTAPIGTGFLHVRRGMIKDLWPLTAPEDPKSENIRKFEEIGTHPDAGRLAIGEAIAFHLGIGPKRKENRLRTLRNYWATRLMKHEKVKLFTNLAPDRSCAIGTVGIDGIEPLALTSHLWDKHKVIVTPIDHEDIHGVRVTSNVYTTFEELDLFCEAMEKVAREGLPKSGK
- the btrV_2 gene encoding Putative anti-sigma factor antagonist BtrV, producing MANRMLVTDYAGVTVVTFTDSSILDSAAIDQLGKDLYALPDAQNKQKLILDFTRVKTLSSRALGLLINLKKKVLAIKGDLALCGMNTEIKKMFSITGLEKEFSFYADDAAALKAFNVHLR
- a CDS encoding Transmembrane exosortase (Exosortase_EpsH), giving the protein MARRTDESFQAGAKARQHAAPALRRASRRPVLRFVLLFAGCMVFYYVVSSASLVRDRIFPALLELNATVSARLLGLLGQGPIRADGASVHSDRFSIEVARGCDAIEPMALLVSAILASPMTFRARFVGMVAGVLGLMAMNLLRIVTLFLFGVYWPAAFHVMHVDVWQVIFILLAVATWLVWAWWALKAEPVAPSRSLHD
- a CDS encoding Caspase domain protein; the encoded protein is MRRQSAGIGFCYVAVAVMACFAWSGIASAQDTALIIGNHDYDAGSGANDLPGVVPDIALMKSKLENAGWNTVVRTNRTAAQMIADITANSPPGSRKYVVYYAGHGNNNAGQHGQWVGRDGSEMSAQDYVNALGTRANKTLTILDSCGGGEFADTVNGLAPGIGFITSTTDLECADKGPGGGVFTQCFGNALNTTADQMPNGNANGETSAAEAANYGINNCGTVDQHPTWDGDHGGYILGRPKPDPIPTVSEWGLIIMGLLLLIAGTIVTMRRRSPAGAHSLA